The following coding sequences are from one Salvia hispanica cultivar TCC Black 2014 chromosome 3, UniMelb_Shisp_WGS_1.0, whole genome shotgun sequence window:
- the LOC125209322 gene encoding classical arabinogalactan protein 10-like — MPASSSLKLFLLLALIATSCMAQAPSGAPTVSPTASPVSPPTSAPTPESADSPTPSPALAPGAPAPTADQTPHGNSAFSSRAVFGATAATAALVAVALI; from the coding sequence atgcCTGCATCATCATCTCTGAAGCTTTTCCTCCTCTTAGCGCTGATCGCCACTTCCTGCATGGCCCAAGCGCCCTCCGGCGCCCCCACCGTCTCCCCCACCGCCTCCCCTGTCTCTCCGCCCACTTCCGCTCCAACTCCGGAATCCGCTGATTCCCCAACACCTTCCCCTGCTCTGGCACCGGGCGCCCCTGCCCCCACCGCTGATCAGACGCCTCATGGAAACAGCGCTTTCTCCAGCAGGGCTGTATTCGGCGCCACCGCTGCCACGGCGGCGCTTGTTGCGGTGGCgttgatttaa